From Etheostoma cragini isolate CJK2018 chromosome 14, CSU_Ecrag_1.0, whole genome shotgun sequence, the proteins below share one genomic window:
- the LOC117956809 gene encoding probable ATP-dependent RNA helicase ddx6, with product MATARTENIGPVVMGLNKQNGQLRGQTKPASVQQAPTTQGKTLGAPQVAGGAAQDGGGIKFGDDWKKSLKLPPKDNRVKTSDVTSTKGNEFEDYCLKRELLMGIFEMGWEKPSPIQEESIPIALSGRDILARAKNGTGKSGAYLIPLLERIDLKKDHIQALVMVPTRELALQVSQISIQISKHLGGVKVMATTGGTNLRDDIMRLDETVHVVIATPGRILDLIKKGVAKVDRVQMMVMDEADKLLSQDFVVLIEDIISFLAKNRQILLYSATFPISVQKFMAKHLQKPYEINLMEELTLKGITQYYAYVTERQKVHCLNTLFSRLQINQSIIFCNSTQRVELLAKKITQLGYSCFYIHAKMMQEYRNRVFHDFRNGLCRNLVCTDLFTRGIDIQAVNVVINFDFPKNAETYLHRIGRSGRFGHLGLAINLITSEDRFNLKAIEDQLVTDIKPIPSSIDKSLYVAEFHASGADCDVEEIEETPGRQQDTT from the exons atggCAACGGCCAGAACAGAAAACATTGGCCCAGTTGTCATGGGACTGAACAAGCAGAATGGGCAACTCAGAGGACAGACTAAACCAGCGTCGGTCCAGCAAGCACCCACAACTCAAGGAAAGACTTTGGGTGCACCCCAGGTAGCGGGTGGTGCTGCTCAGGACGGAGGAGGCATCAAGTTTGGAGATGACTGGAAAAAGAGCCTGAAGCTCCCTCCCAAAGACAACAGGGTCAAAACTTCA GATGTGACGTCCACTAAGGGGAATGAGTTTGAAGATTACTGTCTTAAGAGAGAACTCCTGATGGGCATCTTTGAGATGGGTTGGGAGAAGCCTTCCCCTATCCAG GAGGAGAGCATTCCTATTGCTCTGTCTGGACGGGATATTCTTGCTCGGGCTAAGAATGGAACAGGGAAAAGTGGAGCCTATCTCATTCCACTGCTAGAGAGAATAGACTTGAAAAAGGACCATATACAGG CACTTGTCATGGTGCCCACCCGTGAGCTCGCACTGCAGGTAAGCCAGATCTCCATCCAGATCAGCAAACACCTGGGGGGAGTCAAAGTCATGGCCACCACCGGGGGCACCAACCTGCGAGATGACATCATGCGCCTGGATGAGACTG TGCATGTGGTTATTGCCACACCTGGTAGGATCCTGGACTTGATAAAGAAGGGAGTGGCAAAAGTGGACAGAGTCCAGATGATGGTGATGGATGAG GCGGATAAGCTGCTGTCTCAGGATTTTGTGGTGCTCATCGAGGATATCATCAGCTTCCTGGCCAAAAACAGGCAGATTCTGCTCTACTCTGCAACCTTCCCCATCAGCGTACAAAAGTTCATG GCCAAGCACCTTCAGAAACCCTATGAGATAAACTTGATGGAGGAGCTTACTCTGAAGGGCATTACTCAATACTACGCCTACGTCACAGAGAGGCAAAAAGTCCACTGCCTCAACACACTGTTCTCCAGG cTTCAAATCAACCAGTCGATTATCTTCTGTAACTCCACTCAGAGGGTGGAGCTTTTGGCCAAGAAGATCACTCAGCTGGGCTATTCTTGCTTCTACATCCATGCTAAAATGATGCAG gaatACAGAAACAGAGTGTTCCATGACTTCAGAAACGGACTGTGCAGAAACCTGGTCTGCACTG ATCTCTTCACCAGGGGTATTGACATCCAGGCTGTAAATGTAGTCATCAACTTTGACTTCCCGAAAAATGCAGAGACTTACCTCCATCGTATTGGAAGATCAG GGAGGTTTGGTCACCTTGGCTTGGCCATCAACCTGATCACATCGGAGGACCGCTTCAACCTGAAGGCCATAGAAGACCAGCTGGTGACCGACATCAAGCCCATTCCCAGCAGCATCGACAAGAGCCTCTACGTGGCCGAGTTCCACGCGTCCGGCGCTGACTGTGATGTGGAGGAGATTGAGGAGACACCTGGACGCCAACAGGACACCACCTAA